The following coding sequences are from one Sulfurirhabdus autotrophica window:
- the erpA gene encoding iron-sulfur cluster insertion protein ErpA, whose amino-acid sequence MNAVTEMESPLNFTDSAASKVKELIEEEGNAELKLRVFVSGGGCSGFQYGFTFDEVVNEDDTALQKNGVTLLIDPMSFQYLAGAEIDYQEGLEGAQFVIKNPNATSTCGCGSSFSA is encoded by the coding sequence ATGAATGCAGTAACCGAAATGGAAAGCCCTTTGAATTTTACCGATAGCGCAGCTAGCAAGGTAAAAGAGCTGATCGAAGAAGAAGGAAATGCGGAACTGAAATTACGCGTGTTTGTTAGCGGTGGCGGATGCTCAGGTTTTCAGTATGGCTTCACTTTTGATGAAGTGGTTAATGAAGATGATACGGCTTTGCAGAAGAATGGCGTTACACTGCTGATCGATCCAATGAGCTTTCAATATCTGGCAGGTGCAGAAATTGACTATCAGGAAGGTCTGGAAGGCGCGCAGTTTGTCATTAAGAATCCAAATGCCACTTCTACTTGTGGGTGTGGCTCTTCTTTCTCAGCTTAA
- a CDS encoding YdcF family protein produces MNWIIVNFVSAFLLPPINLLVLGIAGLATVKKHPRLGKSLIVSSFLFLFILSTPFVASTLLGSLETFPAVTSLNPNAGAIVILGAGANSSAPEYGGDTVDALSLQRVRYGATLQRRSGLPILVSGGNPTGDTPVGILMKDALERDFHVPVRWVEDQSSNTYENAIYSFKILHQSGIDTIYLVSQAWHMPRAVASFEKAGFHVIPAPTVFSSDKHVSIMDFMPNAVAFLKSYYAIHEMIGLVWYQFKN; encoded by the coding sequence ATGAATTGGATTATTGTCAATTTTGTTAGCGCTTTTCTTCTTCCACCGATTAATTTACTCGTATTGGGAATAGCAGGATTGGCCACCGTGAAAAAACATCCACGATTAGGGAAAAGCCTTATCGTTAGTTCATTTTTATTTCTTTTTATTCTATCAACCCCATTTGTTGCAAGCACATTACTTGGCAGCCTTGAAACTTTCCCGGCTGTCACTTCACTCAATCCCAATGCTGGCGCGATCGTTATATTAGGCGCGGGGGCTAATTCCAGCGCACCAGAATATGGCGGCGATACAGTTGATGCCTTGAGTTTACAACGGGTGCGTTACGGAGCGACTTTACAGCGGCGTAGCGGATTACCGATATTGGTCAGTGGCGGAAACCCCACAGGGGATACTCCCGTGGGCATTCTTATGAAGGATGCATTAGAGAGAGATTTTCATGTGCCGGTTCGCTGGGTTGAAGATCAATCCAGTAACACTTACGAAAATGCCATTTACAGCTTTAAAATCTTGCACCAGTCCGGGATTGATACTATTTATCTGGTATCCCAAGCATGGCATATGCCTCGAGCGGTAGCCTCTTTTGAAAAAGCCGGTTTTCATGTTATTCCCGCACCCACTGTTTTTAGTTCTGATAAGCACGTCTCGATAATGGATTTTATGCCGAACGCTGTGGCATTCCTCAAAAGTTACTACGCAATTCATGAGATGATCGGGTTAGTGTGGTATCAATTCAAGAATTAA
- a CDS encoding OapA family protein, with the protein MNNIEDAILTQKQNEQERKFGLRWLVGLSSIPLFGIVAAFGIAPQTDTGKVSVQTIIEQLPLPTAKIAEESNSEYWRAERIQRGDTVAGLLSRLKINDPDALSFLNSSKDASTLYQLRPGKIISAQTNNDGELLTLRYIHSDGTMLQVEKDGDSFKAKEEPVQLENRVSMKSGEIKSSLFAATDAINLPDSIAVQMADMFSTDVDFHQDLRKGDRFTVVYESFYNNGEPVKTGRILAAEFTNQGKTYRAVYFQDKQGHGGYYTPEGKNLRKAFLRSPLEFSRISSGFTTARYHPILQKWRAHKGVDYAAPTGTRIKAVADATVAFIGTERGYGNFILLQHQGKFSTAYGHLSAFAKGLHRGSKVNQGDVIGFVGMTGLATGPHLHYEFRIAGVQHNPLSVDMPVAFPIAAAYKHDFDNAVAPLMTRLSLLRGTNLASLD; encoded by the coding sequence ATGAATAATATTGAAGATGCGATTTTAACGCAAAAGCAAAACGAACAAGAACGAAAATTTGGTTTACGTTGGCTGGTGGGGCTTTCCAGCATACCGCTTTTCGGAATTGTCGCTGCTTTTGGTATTGCACCACAAACCGATACCGGTAAAGTTTCCGTGCAAACCATTATTGAGCAGCTTCCCTTACCTACTGCCAAGATTGCCGAAGAAAGTAATTCAGAATATTGGCGTGCCGAAAGAATTCAGCGCGGTGATACCGTTGCTGGGTTATTGTCCCGCCTTAAAATTAACGACCCTGATGCACTTAGTTTCCTGAATAGCAGTAAGGATGCATCAACGCTATATCAGTTACGCCCAGGTAAAATTATTAGCGCACAAACCAATAACGATGGTGAACTACTGACCTTACGTTACATCCATTCCGATGGCACCATGCTGCAAGTTGAGAAAGATGGTGACAGCTTTAAAGCAAAAGAAGAGCCCGTTCAGCTCGAGAATCGTGTTTCCATGAAGTCAGGGGAAATTAAAAGCTCTCTGTTCGCAGCGACCGACGCTATTAATCTGCCTGACTCCATTGCCGTTCAGATGGCTGATATGTTTTCAACGGATGTGGACTTCCATCAGGATTTACGTAAAGGCGATCGCTTCACCGTCGTTTACGAATCTTTTTATAATAATGGTGAGCCTGTTAAGACCGGCAGAATACTTGCTGCTGAGTTTACAAACCAGGGAAAAACCTATCGCGCTGTTTATTTTCAAGACAAACAGGGCCATGGCGGTTATTACACACCCGAGGGAAAGAATTTACGTAAAGCGTTTTTGCGCTCTCCATTAGAGTTTTCTCGAATCAGCTCTGGCTTTACGACTGCCCGCTACCACCCCATCCTTCAAAAATGGCGTGCACATAAAGGCGTTGATTACGCTGCTCCTACTGGCACCCGGATCAAAGCTGTTGCCGATGCTACAGTTGCCTTTATCGGTACGGAAAGAGGTTACGGCAACTTCATTTTATTGCAGCATCAAGGAAAGTTCAGCACTGCTTATGGCCATCTATCAGCCTTTGCGAAAGGATTGCATCGCGGTTCCAAAGTGAATCAAGGCGATGTAATAGGCTTTGTTGGCATGACGGGACTGGCGACTGGCCCTCACTTGCACTACGAGTTCCGCATTGCTGGCGTTCAACACAATCCGCTGTCTGTTGACATGCCGGTTGCATTCCCTATTGCTGCTGCATACAAACATGATTTCGACAATGCTGTCGCCCCATTGATGACTCGCTTGAGTTTGCTTCGCGGCACCAATCTGGCTAGTCTTGATTAA
- a CDS encoding bactofilin family protein, translating into MFFKNKRSKPQSKIGSLIGAGTTLEGNVKFSGGLHVDGCIKGSVSSEGDKPCTLVLSEQAVIEGAINVSHVVINGTVIGPVNASEYVELQSKSRVTGDVCYKTLEMHLGAVVEGKLIHPHGNEPAPIVELKTATNN; encoded by the coding sequence ATGTTTTTCAAAAATAAGCGAAGCAAACCTCAAAGTAAGATCGGTAGTTTGATTGGTGCTGGTACAACGCTTGAAGGGAATGTGAAGTTTTCAGGTGGGTTACACGTTGATGGCTGCATAAAAGGAAGTGTCAGTTCAGAAGGTGATAAGCCTTGTACACTGGTTCTGAGTGAGCAGGCGGTGATTGAAGGGGCGATTAATGTATCTCATGTCGTAATTAATGGTACAGTGATCGGCCCAGTTAATGCCTCTGAATATGTGGAACTTCAATCAAAATCCAGGGTCACAGGTGATGTGTGCTATAAAACGCTGGAAATGCACCTTGGGGCAGTTGTTGAAGGGAAACTTATACATCCCCATGGGAATGAGCCAGCTCCGATAGTTGAATTGAAAACTGCGACTAATAATTGA
- a CDS encoding anhydro-N-acetylmuramic acid kinase, with protein sequence MLESQTYFVGLMSGTSLDGIDAVLVAFSDTASHLIQSVYHPYPEELRQQLLALHTPSDNELHTCAVVSSDLARRYASAVNELLFKCSISAKAVTAIGVHGQTIRHQPDAGYTIQLNNPSLLTELTGITSIADFRSRDIAAGGQGAPLVPAFHAAMFQHPERHRVIVNIGGISNLTNLPLSGNTIGFDCGPGNLLMDAWCLKHAGHPYDKNGDWAKSGVVISELLQKLLSHSFFQQLPPKSAGRENFNLPWLMQFLSGNERPEDVQATLLELTVKSIAEAISKHCSGAEEIYLCGGGARNGTLLSSMQKTLSIQHVAPTDELGVDADWLEAFAFAWLARQTSLGLAGNLPAVTGAKHPCILGAIYPV encoded by the coding sequence ATATTGGAATCTCAAACATACTTTGTTGGCCTTATGTCTGGCACCAGCCTGGACGGCATTGACGCAGTATTAGTCGCCTTTTCTGACACAGCCTCACACTTGATTCAGAGCGTATACCACCCTTACCCCGAAGAGCTGCGGCAACAACTTCTTGCTTTGCACACCCCCTCTGACAATGAACTGCACACATGCGCTGTTGTTTCTAGCGATTTAGCACGTCGTTACGCGAGCGCTGTTAACGAATTGCTTTTTAAATGCTCGATCTCGGCAAAAGCTGTTACCGCAATTGGTGTACATGGACAAACCATACGCCACCAACCTGACGCCGGCTACACGATACAACTGAACAACCCATCACTGCTGACTGAATTAACAGGCATTACTTCCATTGCGGATTTTCGCAGTCGAGATATCGCAGCTGGCGGACAAGGCGCTCCTTTAGTACCTGCCTTTCATGCCGCCATGTTCCAGCATCCGGAACGACACCGCGTCATTGTTAACATTGGTGGTATCAGCAACCTGACAAATCTTCCTTTGAGCGGCAACACAATTGGATTTGATTGCGGCCCCGGCAACTTGCTTATGGATGCCTGGTGTTTAAAACACGCAGGCCACCCCTATGACAAAAATGGCGATTGGGCAAAAAGTGGCGTGGTGATTTCCGAACTTTTACAGAAGTTACTTAGCCATTCTTTTTTCCAACAACTACCCCCAAAAAGTGCAGGGCGCGAAAACTTCAACCTTCCTTGGCTGATGCAGTTCCTGTCAGGTAACGAAAGGCCTGAGGATGTACAGGCAACCTTACTGGAACTGACGGTCAAAAGTATCGCTGAAGCCATTTCGAAGCACTGCAGTGGAGCAGAGGAAATCTATCTGTGTGGTGGTGGCGCGAGAAATGGCACATTACTTTCTTCAATGCAGAAAACCCTTAGCATCCAACATGTCGCTCCAACTGACGAACTAGGTGTAGATGCAGATTGGCTGGAGGCTTTTGCATTCGCGTGGTTAGCGAGACAAACATCACTTGGACTTGCAGGCAACTTGCCGGCTGTGACAGGTGCAAAACACCCTTGTATTTTAGGCGCAATTTATCCAGTTTAA
- the rplM gene encoding 50S ribosomal protein L13, protein MKTFSAKSHEVTHDWFVVDATDKVLGRLASEIAHRLRGKHKAIYTPHVDTGDYIVVTNVEKLRVTGNKEQDKIYYRHTGYPGGIYETNFAKMQARFPGRALEKAVKGMLPKGPLGYAMLKKLKCYAGAEHPHIAQQPVALDI, encoded by the coding sequence ATGAAAACCTTCTCTGCTAAATCGCATGAGGTAACACACGACTGGTTTGTGGTTGATGCCACAGATAAAGTTCTAGGCCGTCTCGCTAGCGAGATTGCACACCGTTTGCGCGGTAAACATAAAGCAATCTATACACCTCACGTAGACACCGGTGATTACATCGTTGTGACTAATGTGGAAAAATTGCGTGTTACTGGCAATAAAGAACAAGATAAAATTTACTACCGTCATACCGGTTATCCGGGCGGTATTTATGAAACAAACTTTGCAAAAATGCAGGCTCGTTTTCCAGGTCGTGCACTTGAAAAAGCAGTTAAAGGCATGTTGCCCAAAGGTCCTTTGGGTTATGCCATGCTGAAAAAACTCAAGTGCTACGCTGGTGCGGAGCATCCACATATTGCTCAGCAACCTGTAGCATTGGACATTTAA
- a CDS encoding citrate synthase, whose product MNEYVPGLEGVPATKSNISFIDGEKGLLAYRGYPIEVLTKQSTFEETALLLLDGELPNAHDLEEFDRQMRKNRRVKFRIRELMRQLPPTGHPMDMLQSMVACLGMFYPGSDCLTGDACEDLNYVHNMSVKIVARMPTMIAMWEHIHNGYDPIEPRTDLTHAENFLWMLTGTDPDPEMARILDVCLILHAEHTINASTFAVLVAGSTLASPYAVITSGIAALSGPLHGGANQQVIKMLEEIGSPEKAGAYIEKQLSAKKKIWGFGHREYSVKDPRAVILEGLMHNLVETRSGEVGPLFEIALAVEKAATERLAGKGIYPNVDFYSGVLYREMGIEPDQFTSIFAMARCAGWLAHWKEQLGQNRIFRPTQVYTGERDKAYISIDKRG is encoded by the coding sequence ATGAACGAATACGTACCAGGCCTTGAGGGTGTACCAGCCACAAAATCAAACATATCCTTCATCGATGGTGAAAAAGGTCTGCTGGCCTATCGTGGCTATCCGATTGAGGTGCTAACCAAACAAAGTACTTTCGAAGAAACTGCGCTGTTGCTGTTGGATGGCGAATTGCCCAATGCTCATGATCTGGAAGAATTTGATCGGCAGATGCGCAAAAATCGTCGGGTGAAATTCCGTATACGTGAATTAATGCGGCAATTGCCTCCAACCGGTCATCCGATGGATATGTTGCAATCCATGGTTGCCTGTCTGGGTATGTTTTATCCAGGCAGCGACTGTTTAACGGGCGACGCTTGTGAAGACCTGAATTATGTTCATAACATGTCGGTGAAAATTGTGGCACGTATGCCAACAATGATTGCCATGTGGGAACATATTCATAATGGCTACGACCCGATAGAGCCCCGTACAGATCTGACACATGCCGAAAATTTCTTGTGGATGTTAACGGGTACTGACCCAGATCCGGAAATGGCGCGTATTCTCGATGTGTGTTTAATTCTACACGCTGAGCATACGATTAATGCCTCAACTTTTGCCGTGTTGGTAGCTGGGTCAACGTTGGCTAGTCCTTATGCCGTTATTACATCGGGTATTGCTGCACTGTCAGGCCCGTTGCATGGTGGAGCAAACCAGCAGGTTATCAAAATGCTGGAAGAAATTGGCAGTCCTGAAAAAGCAGGTGCTTACATTGAAAAACAACTGTCTGCAAAAAAGAAAATCTGGGGCTTTGGTCATCGAGAATACTCAGTTAAAGATCCTCGAGCAGTTATTCTTGAAGGATTGATGCATAATCTGGTGGAAACAAGATCTGGAGAAGTGGGGCCGTTGTTTGAGATCGCCTTGGCTGTGGAAAAGGCGGCGACTGAACGGTTAGCAGGGAAAGGTATTTACCCGAACGTAGATTTCTATTCAGGTGTGTTGTACAGGGAAATGGGTATAGAGCCTGACCAGTTTACTTCTATATTTGCCATGGCACGTTGCGCAGGTTGGCTGGCACATTGGAAAGAACAACTGGGCCAGAACCGCATTTTCCGTCCTACCCAAGTATATACCGGTGAGCGGGATAAAGCTTATATCTCAATAGATAAGCGCGGTTAA
- the tyrS gene encoding tyrosine--tRNA ligase — protein sequence MTNIEEALHLIKRGSEDLLVEQELKDKLASGKRLRIKAGFDPTAPDLHLGHTVLLNKLRQFQELGHEAMFLIGDFTGMIGDPTGKNVTRKPLTRDEVIENARSYEQQIFKILDPEKTLVMFNSSWMNAMSSADLISLAAKHTVARMLERDDFHKRYNSGQPIAIHEFLYPLIQGYDSVAMKSDVELGGTDQKFNLLVGRELQKHFGQSPQVVLTMPILEGLDGVQKMSKSLGNYIGISDVPDEMFGKIMSVSDDLMWRYLELLSFRPISEIEKWKQEVAQGANPRDVKIRLAEEMIERFHSRADATRAHENFIARFQKGATPDEMPEVELKADADALSLMQVIKQAGLTASTSEAMRMVDQGGVKINGEKVTDKTMSIPKGETLVLQVGKRKFARVTIS from the coding sequence ATGACGAATATCGAAGAAGCCCTTCATCTCATCAAGCGTGGCAGTGAAGATTTGCTGGTTGAGCAAGAGCTGAAAGATAAACTGGCATCGGGTAAGCGGCTGCGGATCAAAGCGGGCTTTGACCCCACTGCCCCGGATCTGCATTTGGGTCATACGGTATTGTTAAACAAGTTAAGGCAATTCCAGGAACTGGGGCACGAAGCCATGTTTCTGATTGGCGACTTTACTGGCATGATTGGCGATCCAACTGGTAAAAATGTAACGCGAAAGCCGCTGACACGCGATGAAGTCATAGAAAATGCGCGCTCTTACGAGCAGCAGATTTTCAAAATTCTCGATCCTGAAAAAACCCTGGTTATGTTTAATTCGAGCTGGATGAATGCCATGAGTTCAGCCGATTTAATCAGTCTTGCTGCCAAACATACCGTCGCTCGAATGCTTGAAAGAGATGACTTTCATAAACGGTACAACAGCGGACAACCAATTGCCATACACGAATTTCTCTATCCATTAATACAAGGCTACGACTCAGTGGCAATGAAGTCGGATGTAGAATTGGGTGGCACTGATCAAAAATTCAATCTTCTAGTGGGGCGTGAACTGCAAAAGCACTTTGGACAGTCACCACAAGTGGTGCTCACGATGCCAATACTGGAAGGTTTGGATGGTGTTCAGAAAATGTCCAAATCATTAGGGAACTATATTGGTATCAGCGACGTTCCTGATGAAATGTTTGGCAAGATCATGTCAGTCTCCGATGATCTAATGTGGCGGTATCTTGAGTTGTTGAGCTTCAGGCCAATATCTGAAATTGAAAAATGGAAGCAAGAAGTCGCGCAAGGAGCAAACCCTCGCGACGTAAAAATCCGCCTTGCAGAGGAAATGATCGAACGCTTTCATAGTCGTGCTGATGCAACCCGCGCTCACGAAAATTTTATTGCCCGATTTCAAAAGGGCGCAACACCCGATGAAATGCCCGAGGTTGAATTAAAAGCAGATGCAGATGCCTTATCTTTAATGCAGGTGATCAAACAAGCCGGCCTTACAGCAAGTACGTCGGAAGCTATGAGAATGGTAGACCAGGGAGGCGTCAAGATTAATGGCGAAAAAGTGACCGATAAAACCATGTCAATTCCTAAAGGTGAAACATTGGTCTTGCAAGTAGGTAAGCGTAAATTTGCAAGGGTAACCATATCCTGA
- a CDS encoding DUF6776 family protein, giving the protein MSIRKHVVWYWRWLFMVSAFAVGLALAWWMYDIGSALTGLDHRETRQELTDLRERLSKLQRETGKFEAEAVVARRQVEVEIATQRELAKSAKALQDENARLKEDITFFRNLMSTDSKAGSAVRLYRFKVEHSGFPNEYHYQSLFLQSGKRGQDFQGRVRFLANTLQKGKKIVIPIASAGSNNVLDVALDFKYYQRVEGIFQVAPGTEVKSVEVRVFEKGALQPLFTQTVNIS; this is encoded by the coding sequence ATGTCAATTCGTAAACATGTGGTCTGGTACTGGCGCTGGTTGTTTATGGTCTCAGCTTTTGCAGTGGGGTTGGCACTGGCTTGGTGGATGTATGACATAGGAAGCGCGCTAACAGGTTTGGATCATAGAGAAACGCGCCAGGAATTGACGGACTTGAGAGAACGTTTGTCTAAATTGCAGCGCGAAACCGGTAAATTTGAAGCAGAAGCTGTTGTGGCCAGACGACAGGTTGAAGTTGAAATAGCAACGCAACGGGAATTGGCAAAGTCCGCCAAGGCGCTTCAGGACGAGAATGCACGTCTTAAAGAGGACATTACTTTTTTTCGTAATTTGATGTCTACTGATAGTAAAGCTGGATCAGCAGTCCGTTTGTACCGCTTTAAGGTGGAACATAGTGGTTTCCCCAACGAATATCATTACCAGTCGTTATTTTTGCAATCAGGGAAAAGAGGACAGGACTTTCAGGGGCGGGTAAGGTTTTTGGCGAATACTTTGCAGAAAGGAAAAAAGATTGTTATTCCAATTGCGAGCGCTGGATCAAATAATGTTTTAGATGTCGCGCTGGATTTTAAATATTATCAGCGAGTTGAAGGTATTTTTCAGGTTGCACCTGGCACGGAAGTGAAAAGCGTAGAGGTGCGTGTTTTTGAGAAGGGTGCTTTGCAGCCCCTGTTTACACAGACCGTGAACATATCTTAG
- the rpsI gene encoding 30S ribosomal protein S9, translated as MVGNYHYGTGRRKNAVARVFIKPGKGDITVNEKPVDIYFSRETGRMVVRQPLVLTNHEGTFDIMVNVIGGGESGQAGAVRHGITRALIEYDANLKPQLRAAGLVTRDAREVERKKVGLRKARRAKQFSKR; from the coding sequence ATGGTCGGAAACTATCATTACGGTACTGGTCGTCGTAAAAACGCTGTTGCCAGAGTATTTATTAAGCCAGGCAAGGGCGATATCACGGTAAATGAAAAGCCAGTAGATATTTATTTTTCTCGCGAAACTGGCCGTATGGTCGTGCGTCAGCCTTTGGTCTTGACCAATCATGAAGGCACCTTTGATATCATGGTAAACGTGATTGGCGGTGGTGAATCAGGTCAGGCTGGTGCGGTTCGTCATGGCATTACTCGCGCGCTGATTGAGTATGATGCAAACCTGAAGCCTCAATTGAGAGCCGCTGGTTTGGTCACGCGTGATGCACGTGAAGTTGAGCGTAAGAAAGTAGGTCTGCGTAAAGCACGTCGCGCAAAGCAATTCTCCAAGCGTTAA
- the argC gene encoding N-acetyl-gamma-glutamyl-phosphate reductase, which yields MIKVGIVGGTGYTGVELLRLLAQHPKVELKAITSRKEAGMPVSEMFPNLRGRVNLKFADPSEAPLKHCDVVFFATPNGIAMQQTRELLDSGVRVIDLAADFRIKDVGVWEKWYGMEHACPDLIEEAVYGLPEMNREKVKTARLVANPGCYPTAAQLGFLPLIEAGVVDVEHLIADCKSGVSGAGRKAEVHALFAEASDNFKAYGVAGHRHLPEIKQGLSLMAGKQAGLTFVPHLTPLIRGIHATLYARLTKDVDLQALFEKRYESEHFVDVMPAGSHPETRSVRSANFCRIAVHRQQEGDMVVVLSVIDNLVKGASGQAVQNMNIMFRLDEAMGLEQIPLLP from the coding sequence GTGATTAAAGTAGGTATTGTCGGTGGCACTGGCTACACTGGTGTAGAGCTGCTTCGTCTTTTGGCGCAGCACCCGAAAGTAGAACTGAAGGCAATCACTTCACGTAAGGAAGCGGGAATGCCAGTAAGCGAGATGTTTCCCAACTTGCGTGGCCGAGTAAATTTAAAGTTTGCTGACCCTAGCGAAGCTCCCTTGAAGCATTGTGATGTGGTGTTCTTTGCAACGCCCAATGGCATTGCTATGCAGCAAACGCGAGAGTTGCTTGATTCGGGTGTGCGAGTTATTGATCTTGCAGCGGATTTTCGCATCAAAGATGTAGGTGTATGGGAGAAATGGTATGGAATGGAGCACGCTTGCCCTGATTTAATCGAAGAGGCGGTATATGGACTGCCTGAAATGAACAGGGAAAAAGTCAAAACAGCCCGTTTGGTTGCAAACCCCGGCTGTTACCCGACTGCAGCACAACTGGGATTTTTGCCGTTGATAGAAGCAGGTGTTGTGGATGTTGAGCATCTGATTGCTGATTGCAAGTCCGGTGTCAGTGGTGCAGGGCGTAAGGCGGAAGTACACGCCCTTTTTGCAGAAGCATCTGATAATTTTAAAGCATATGGGGTGGCTGGGCACCGGCACTTGCCTGAAATTAAGCAAGGTCTCTCTCTGATGGCGGGTAAACAGGCTGGTTTAACATTTGTGCCTCATCTGACACCATTAATAAGAGGGATTCATGCCACGTTGTATGCGCGTCTTACTAAAGACGTGGATTTGCAGGCGCTGTTTGAAAAGCGCTATGAAAGCGAACATTTTGTTGATGTCATGCCAGCGGGCTCGCATCCTGAAACACGCTCAGTCAGGAGCGCGAATTTTTGCAGAATCGCCGTACATCGTCAGCAGGAAGGCGATATGGTGGTTGTATTGTCAGTAATTGATAACCTGGTGAAAGGCGCTTCTGGTCAGGCAGTGCAAAATATGAACATCATGTTCCGACTGGATGAGGCTATGGGCCTGGAGCAAATACCTCTGCTGCCATGA